From the genome of Streptomyces sp. NBC_01116, one region includes:
- a CDS encoding SDR family NAD(P)-dependent oxidoreductase yields MIDPGLSQKTVLVTGGAANIGAAISRAFAEQGARVVVHYAPGETAWGHHGRAATDPLAFVSSLPDAIGISEDFLTPGAAAKLMDTVENQIGPVDVLINNAALANDADTFSAIDDTAIEQTLRVNTLAPALLIAELSRRLPEHAPANSANVVNISTDAARGFPNQVSYGMSKAALESLTRGAAVDLGPRIRVNAVAPGPIQTGWMDDELVNKVVPSIPMNRVGHPTDIADACVFLASRQARWITGQIIQVAGGHWL; encoded by the coding sequence ATGATCGATCCAGGACTCTCGCAGAAAACCGTTCTCGTCACCGGCGGTGCAGCCAACATCGGTGCAGCCATCTCGCGAGCTTTCGCCGAACAAGGCGCACGCGTCGTAGTCCACTACGCACCCGGCGAGACAGCCTGGGGACATCACGGACGCGCGGCCACCGATCCCCTTGCCTTCGTCTCCTCACTCCCTGACGCGATCGGCATTTCAGAGGATTTCCTTACACCCGGAGCCGCAGCCAAGCTGATGGACACGGTGGAGAATCAAATCGGCCCCGTGGACGTACTGATCAACAATGCCGCGCTGGCCAACGACGCCGATACCTTCAGCGCCATCGACGACACCGCCATAGAGCAGACCCTCCGCGTCAACACTCTGGCCCCCGCCCTGCTCATCGCGGAACTGTCCAGGCGCCTACCAGAGCACGCTCCGGCCAACTCTGCCAACGTCGTCAACATCTCTACCGACGCAGCCCGAGGCTTCCCCAACCAGGTTTCCTATGGGATGTCGAAAGCAGCCCTCGAATCCCTGACCAGGGGCGCGGCAGTCGACCTCGGGCCTCGAATCCGGGTTAATGCCGTCGCCCCCGGACCGATCCAGACTGGCTGGATGGACGACGAACTCGTCAACAAGGTTGTCCCCAGCATTCCCATGAACCGAGTGGGACATCCGACCGACATCGCGGACGCCTGCGTTTTTCTCGCCTCACGTCAGGCACGGTGGATCACCGGTCAAATCATCCAGGTAGCAGGCGGGCACTGGCTCTAA
- a CDS encoding IS5 family transposase, which produces MSDSGGGYPSDLTEEQWELVESLLPAARVGPKGGRREKHPRRRIVDAIFYVVQTGCAWRQLPKDFPPWPTVYWYFTWWHDDGTVERVHDTLRGRVRETDGRTAEPSAGLIDSQSVRTADTVPAGTRGFDAGKKVKGRKRFIVTDTLGLLLAVHVVAANIQDRDGAKRSLLWTRLDHPGVQRIWADQGFAGRLVEWSRTILGRELEIVRKAPDQRGFQVQPKRWAIERTFSWLTAHRRLARDYETSPARSETMIRWAMIGIMVRRLTRGGPATRPSARSLLRNVT; this is translated from the coding sequence GTGAGTGACTCTGGGGGTGGGTACCCGTCGGATCTGACGGAGGAGCAGTGGGAGCTGGTCGAATCGTTGCTGCCGGCGGCGAGGGTCGGGCCGAAGGGCGGGCGGAGGGAGAAGCACCCACGCCGGCGGATCGTGGACGCGATCTTCTATGTGGTGCAGACCGGGTGCGCTTGGCGCCAGCTGCCGAAGGACTTCCCGCCCTGGCCCACTGTGTACTGGTACTTCACCTGGTGGCACGACGATGGCACCGTCGAGCGGGTCCACGACACGTTGCGCGGCCGGGTCCGTGAGACTGATGGCCGTACCGCGGAGCCGAGCGCCGGGCTGATCGACTCACAATCCGTACGCACGGCCGATACGGTCCCGGCGGGCACTCGGGGCTTCGACGCGGGTAAGAAAGTGAAGGGTCGCAAGCGGTTCATTGTCACGGACACCCTGGGCCTGCTGCTGGCGGTTCACGTAGTCGCGGCGAACATCCAGGACCGCGACGGCGCGAAGCGTTCGTTGCTGTGGACACGCCTGGACCATCCGGGCGTGCAGAGGATCTGGGCGGACCAAGGCTTCGCCGGCCGCCTCGTGGAGTGGTCACGCACGATCCTCGGCCGCGAGCTGGAGATCGTGCGCAAGGCCCCGGACCAGCGCGGATTCCAGGTCCAGCCCAAGAGATGGGCGATCGAGCGCACCTTCTCATGGCTCACTGCCCACCGCCGCCTCGCACGTGACTACGAGACCAGCCCGGCCCGCTCAGAGACCATGATCCGCTGGGCAATGATCGGCATCATGGTCCGCCGACTCACCCGTGGCGGACCGGCGACGCGTCCCAGCGCGCGCTCGCTCCTGCGAAACGTTACGTAA
- a CDS encoding contact-dependent growth inhibition system immunity protein, with amino-acid sequence MTHPLNRDRSLEELERDRWPAPTADDTRLVSTAHALRRRPIGELTVEDRRLLIGQDIGLPYLLPLAVEVLRENPMAEGHMYEGDLLSAVLTRNPSVWVEFPELGRELRGMVSKLTGLDTDLQQKVERFLDP; translated from the coding sequence GTGACGCACCCCTTGAATCGTGACCGCTCGCTTGAAGAGCTTGAACGCGACCGCTGGCCAGCCCCGACAGCCGACGACACCCGTCTTGTCTCTACCGCACACGCCTTGCGGCGTCGGCCGATCGGCGAGCTGACCGTCGAGGACAGGCGCTTGTTGATCGGGCAGGACATCGGCCTGCCCTACCTCCTGCCACTGGCAGTGGAGGTACTGCGGGAGAACCCGATGGCAGAGGGGCACATGTACGAAGGTGATCTGCTGTCTGCAGTCCTCACCAGGAACCCATCGGTCTGGGTCGAGTTCCCCGAACTCGGCAGAGAGCTTCGCGGGATGGTCTCGAAGTTGACTGGCCTGGACACTGACCTGCAGCAGAAGGTTGAGCGCTTCCTGGATCCATAG
- a CDS encoding ISAzo13 family transposase produces the protein MRIPDETLNQLSAKFAVLFPHLDERQRRLLMGTEARLLGHGGIRAVAWAAQVSETTVRNGVFELESGEEPLGRVRRPGGGRKRVADLDPGLRPALLALVEPDERGDPMSPLRWTVKSTRTLAAELARAGHRISADTVGDLLREEGFSLQANAKTLEGSQHPDRDAQFRYLNEQARNYRDAGQPVISVDTKKKELVGDFKNSGRQWRPVGEPVPVSVHDFADPQLGKAVPYGIYDLTANTGWVNVGTDHDTAAFAVASIRRWWHGQGQAAYSRATRLLITADAGGSNGYRTRAWKLKLAQLAAETGLTITVCHLPPGTSKWNKIEHRLFSHITMNWSGRPLTSHEVIVQPIAATTTRTGLRVRAELDTNTYPTGVRIKDAEMAALPLTRHAFQGAWNYALHPQPSPVIPAARAPQTPDPEWNQALLSDPALTGMTLQQLNDLTETLAPDGDIRRGRPPRMAFPDQVLATVLHLRAALAAEPLAVLFGTSRTAMHRTLLKNRRLLDAHGITIPPATTPPTALAALQARAQAQTSEDNKIKTTC, from the coding sequence ATGCGCATCCCGGACGAGACCCTTAACCAACTCTCCGCCAAGTTCGCGGTGTTGTTCCCGCATCTGGACGAGCGGCAGCGACGGCTGCTGATGGGAACCGAGGCCCGGTTGCTGGGGCATGGTGGCATCCGCGCTGTCGCCTGGGCGGCCCAGGTCAGCGAGACGACGGTCCGCAATGGTGTGTTCGAGCTGGAATCCGGAGAGGAGCCGTTGGGGCGGGTCCGGCGTCCCGGCGGAGGACGCAAACGGGTTGCCGATCTGGATCCGGGGCTGCGGCCGGCACTACTGGCCCTGGTCGAGCCCGACGAGAGAGGCGACCCGATGTCGCCGCTGCGGTGGACGGTGAAATCGACCCGTACGCTCGCGGCGGAGCTGGCCCGGGCCGGGCACCGGATCAGCGCCGATACCGTGGGCGACCTGCTGCGGGAGGAAGGCTTCAGCCTTCAGGCCAACGCGAAGACGCTCGAGGGCAGTCAGCATCCGGACCGGGACGCCCAGTTCCGCTACCTCAACGAGCAGGCCCGCAACTACCGGGACGCCGGCCAGCCGGTCATCAGCGTGGACACCAAGAAGAAGGAGCTCGTCGGCGACTTCAAGAACAGCGGCCGCCAGTGGCGTCCCGTCGGCGAGCCTGTCCCGGTCAGCGTCCATGATTTCGCCGATCCGCAGCTGGGCAAGGCCGTCCCCTACGGGATCTACGATCTGACCGCGAACACCGGCTGGGTCAACGTCGGCACCGATCACGACACCGCCGCGTTCGCAGTGGCATCGATCCGCCGCTGGTGGCACGGCCAGGGCCAGGCTGCCTACTCGCGAGCGACACGGCTCCTGATCACCGCCGACGCCGGCGGATCCAACGGATACCGCACCCGGGCATGGAAGCTCAAGCTGGCTCAACTCGCCGCTGAAACCGGGCTGACGATCACCGTGTGCCACCTACCACCGGGCACATCGAAGTGGAACAAGATCGAGCACCGGCTCTTCTCGCACATCACCATGAACTGGAGCGGCCGCCCGCTGACCAGCCACGAAGTCATCGTTCAGCCGATCGCCGCGACCACCACCCGCACCGGACTGCGCGTGAGGGCCGAACTCGACACCAACACCTACCCGACCGGAGTCCGCATCAAAGACGCGGAGATGGCCGCCCTGCCACTGACCCGGCACGCGTTCCAGGGCGCCTGGAACTATGCACTGCACCCTCAGCCATCACCTGTGATCCCGGCGGCCCGGGCCCCGCAGACGCCGGATCCGGAGTGGAACCAGGCCTTGCTCTCTGATCCCGCACTGACCGGGATGACCCTCCAACAACTGAACGACCTCACCGAGACCCTGGCCCCGGACGGGGATATCCGGCGCGGCCGCCCGCCCCGGATGGCCTTCCCCGACCAGGTCCTGGCCACCGTGCTCCACCTACGGGCCGCCCTGGCCGCGGAACCCCTCGCCGTGCTGTTCGGTACGAGCCGCACCGCGATGCACCGCACCCTCTTGAAGAACCGGCGACTGCTCGATGCACACGGCATCACCATCCCACCGGCGACAACCCCACCAACGGCCCTCGCCGCCCTTCAGGCCCGGGCCCAGGCACAGACCAGCGAGGACAACAAGATCAAGACGACGTGTTAA
- the lanL gene encoding class IV lanthionine synthetase LanL: protein MDGQWLCLFAPRPLGGELPDHGWKLHVSARPDDLSPLVDLVVPVLLRYLCDAKFARDAEVLGVMNSGDRDPALVGKAITVYPRAEDVTALGGELADLLSGRPGPRVLSDRRIRPDAPVYYRYGPFRATGVDDAALAMTGPDGVRFPGRAGTRYRQPPWAADPFRPADPPTGRPTRLIGGRYCLTKGITRSAHGDVYRAVDSATGEHLIVKQARAHAGVDANGVDARDRLRHEHTVLAALTGVDGVPRVRERIRHGDDEYLVTTDCGPRDLRRDVLAHGPFQPVAAAVPAGSGTAGGIATGRGVAELARRLLAVLDSVHARGVVVGDLKPSNIVLGDDGAAHLVDFGVSALHGDRPSGATPGYSMPVYRAGRPSGPADDLYALGATLHFALTGMDPVVVDRDDEVNRDRTLACLAAVLPGAAHRPVRELIAGLMHPDPVQRAACVRRGRAQTSPLASERGTPPPRVTPGMLEDLIAHTVATCVSAAAQLPTGPASRAGQQGFGLTLYDGSAGVGLELLHHTQQPGVPQAVAGLAHRTAHHPALATLTAALHTGRTGVDLFLDFATKLNGAPASATPHSVPSYDDTGDQISGAAGVGTGLLTLAQRARTAGREEEARARLAAAEECVHGLLAARAVRERAEPQSSAADSEAAFTLGFAHGRAGVIHFLHAYHRFTGHPAAGAAAREDLAELISHAPRLLALAARPEAHRRYGSWCRGLAGIGALLIETGRYEGDPPTTDLGVQCAWACRDLAPRMSPVSQCCGLSGVGELLIDAAAATGDERLHRAAEDVAGLIMARSGGTMRKPLFPDNTLAASGPGWATGSAGVLSFLRRLRDRGGPRLWNDT, encoded by the coding sequence ATGGACGGTCAGTGGCTCTGCCTGTTCGCCCCGCGCCCTCTCGGGGGCGAGCTCCCGGATCACGGCTGGAAGCTGCATGTCTCCGCCCGCCCGGATGACCTGTCGCCACTCGTGGATCTGGTTGTTCCCGTGCTGCTGCGTTACCTCTGCGACGCCAAGTTCGCCCGTGACGCCGAGGTGCTGGGCGTCATGAACAGCGGTGATCGGGATCCGGCGCTCGTCGGGAAGGCGATCACCGTCTATCCGCGTGCTGAGGATGTGACGGCACTCGGCGGTGAACTCGCCGATCTGCTGTCCGGGCGGCCGGGCCCCCGAGTGCTCAGTGACCGGCGCATCCGGCCCGACGCTCCCGTCTACTACCGCTACGGCCCGTTCAGGGCCACGGGTGTCGACGATGCCGCGCTCGCCATGACCGGTCCTGACGGAGTGCGTTTCCCCGGGCGCGCCGGTACCCGCTACCGTCAGCCGCCGTGGGCCGCCGACCCGTTCCGGCCTGCCGATCCGCCCACCGGCCGCCCCACCCGTCTGATCGGCGGTCGATACTGCCTCACCAAGGGCATCACCCGCTCTGCCCACGGCGACGTCTACCGCGCGGTGGACAGCGCGACCGGCGAGCATCTGATCGTCAAACAGGCCAGGGCCCACGCCGGTGTGGACGCCAACGGTGTCGATGCCCGCGACCGCCTGCGCCACGAGCACACGGTCCTCGCGGCGCTGACCGGCGTCGACGGCGTTCCCCGGGTTCGCGAACGCATCCGGCACGGGGACGACGAGTACTTGGTCACCACCGACTGCGGTCCCCGCGACCTGCGCCGTGACGTACTCGCCCACGGCCCTTTCCAGCCCGTTGCCGCGGCCGTGCCTGCGGGCTCAGGCACGGCCGGCGGGATCGCGACCGGCCGCGGAGTCGCCGAGCTGGCACGCCGTCTGCTCGCCGTACTCGACAGCGTGCACGCCCGAGGCGTCGTGGTCGGCGATCTCAAACCCTCCAACATAGTGCTCGGCGACGACGGTGCCGCGCACCTCGTGGACTTCGGCGTCAGCGCACTGCACGGCGACCGGCCTTCCGGTGCGACACCGGGCTACTCGATGCCGGTGTACCGCGCCGGGCGGCCGTCCGGACCCGCCGACGACCTGTACGCGCTCGGAGCGACCCTCCACTTCGCTCTGACCGGCATGGACCCTGTCGTCGTCGACCGCGACGACGAGGTCAACCGCGACCGCACTCTCGCATGTCTGGCCGCCGTACTCCCGGGTGCCGCGCACCGGCCGGTACGCGAACTCATCGCCGGGCTCATGCACCCCGACCCGGTACAGCGCGCAGCCTGTGTGCGACGGGGCCGTGCGCAGACCTCTCCCTTGGCTTCTGAGCGCGGGACTCCACCCCCGAGGGTCACTCCAGGCATGCTGGAAGACCTGATCGCGCACACCGTGGCGACCTGTGTGAGCGCCGCCGCCCAACTCCCGACAGGACCAGCGTCGCGAGCTGGGCAGCAAGGCTTCGGCCTGACGCTCTACGACGGATCCGCAGGCGTGGGCCTGGAACTCCTGCACCACACGCAACAGCCCGGCGTGCCCCAGGCTGTGGCCGGCCTTGCCCACCGGACCGCACACCACCCCGCGCTGGCGACATTGACCGCCGCGCTCCACACAGGCCGTACCGGAGTCGACCTCTTCCTCGACTTCGCCACCAAGCTGAACGGCGCACCGGCATCTGCCACCCCGCACAGCGTGCCCTCCTACGACGACACCGGTGACCAGATCAGCGGCGCGGCCGGCGTCGGGACCGGACTGCTGACGCTGGCCCAGCGCGCCCGGACGGCGGGGCGCGAAGAAGAGGCTCGCGCGCGACTGGCCGCAGCGGAAGAGTGCGTCCATGGACTGCTGGCCGCACGGGCCGTGAGGGAGCGCGCCGAACCGCAGAGCTCGGCGGCGGACTCCGAGGCGGCGTTCACGTTGGGTTTCGCGCACGGCCGTGCGGGTGTGATCCACTTCCTGCACGCCTACCACCGCTTCACCGGCCATCCGGCTGCCGGTGCGGCCGCACGCGAGGATCTGGCCGAACTGATCTCGCACGCACCGAGGTTGCTGGCACTGGCGGCCCGTCCCGAAGCCCACCGGCGCTACGGATCCTGGTGTCGCGGACTCGCCGGGATCGGCGCCCTCCTGATCGAGACGGGCAGGTATGAGGGGGACCCGCCCACAACGGATCTGGGCGTACAGTGCGCCTGGGCGTGCCGTGATCTCGCGCCCCGGATGAGCCCTGTCTCCCAGTGCTGCGGACTGTCCGGCGTCGGTGAACTGCTCATCGACGCTGCGGCTGCCACCGGCGACGAACGGTTGCACCGAGCCGCCGAGGACGTGGCAGGACTGATTATGGCCCGCAGTGGTGGCACCATGCGGAAGCCGCTGTTCCCCGACAACACCCTTGCAGCATCAGGACCGGGCTGGGCGACCGGAAGCGCAGGCGTTCTGTCCTTCCTGCGCCGCCTGCGCGATCGGGGCGGCCCGCGGCTGTGGAACGACACCTAA
- a CDS encoding SflA family class IV lanthipeptide, whose protein sequence is MSALSARAEELEKRIAAATASVTQMAESEVSAQFYADGSWWGFGTRRLACPPSFFAEERTVMSSLAVQIRDAGPLDVAVEEEEIPFEDQSDPGRGIEACLPEPFPTATTRVGCD, encoded by the coding sequence ATGAGCGCCCTCAGTGCGCGGGCCGAGGAACTGGAGAAGAGGATCGCCGCGGCAACGGCGAGTGTCACCCAAATGGCGGAGTCGGAAGTGTCGGCCCAGTTCTACGCTGATGGGTCGTGGTGGGGGTTCGGCACTCGCCGACTGGCATGCCCACCTTCCTTCTTCGCAGAGGAAAGGACCGTCATGAGCTCCCTGGCAGTGCAGATCCGCGACGCCGGCCCACTCGACGTGGCCGTGGAGGAAGAAGAGATCCCGTTCGAGGACCAGTCCGACCCCGGCCGCGGTATCGAGGCGTGTCTGCCTGAGCCGTTCCCGACGGCGACTACCCGCGTTGGCTGCGACTAG
- a CDS encoding glycosyltransferase gives MNRPITIVLTAALGCAGALAAGPAAGASAPVGCQYKVVWPTAGVYENPNPNSVVVKTKHAGDIVGASTCEGAGYNEYGYVLVTTDAAADGRGWMREEAVVQI, from the coding sequence ATGAACCGTCCCATCACCATCGTCCTGACCGCCGCGCTCGGTTGCGCCGGTGCCCTCGCCGCAGGCCCCGCGGCCGGCGCTTCCGCCCCAGTGGGATGCCAGTACAAAGTCGTGTGGCCGACCGCTGGTGTGTACGAAAACCCGAACCCGAACAGCGTGGTCGTCAAGACCAAGCACGCCGGTGACATAGTCGGCGCCTCGACCTGCGAGGGTGCCGGCTACAACGAGTACGGCTACGTTCTTGTCACCACCGACGCGGCAGCCGACGGCCGGGGCTGGATGCGCGAAGAGGCCGTGGTTCAGATCTGA
- a CDS encoding SsgA family sporulation/cell division regulator has translation MEWIFVRELRVDGLHTGICLGDAIVWPGPEGPGDTQRIVIRLRPPGNTALLSLARDDTLEFLAATRPLPQKPSTNARTAALASWELEQRDLTCPAPASRTRCPRCRAEAAPSKQPAPAVPAHRQQTALAPRHDRGR, from the coding sequence CTGGAGTGGATCTTCGTACGCGAGCTCCGGGTCGACGGACTGCACACCGGCATCTGTCTGGGCGATGCCATCGTCTGGCCCGGGCCCGAAGGACCCGGCGACACCCAGCGCATCGTCATCCGGCTGCGCCCGCCGGGCAACACCGCACTGCTGTCCCTGGCCCGCGATGACACCCTGGAGTTCCTTGCAGCCACTCGCCCGCTCCCACAGAAGCCCAGCACCAACGCACGAACAGCCGCCCTCGCCTCATGGGAACTGGAACAGCGAGACCTCACCTGCCCAGCCCCGGCGAGTAGAACACGATGCCCCCGCTGCCGCGCCGAGGCAGCACCGTCGAAGCAGCCCGCCCCCGCCGTGCCCGCTCACCGGCAGCAGACTGCCCTCGCTCCCCGGCACGACCGTGGGCGGTGA
- a CDS encoding NADPH-dependent FMN reductase: protein MRERRLNLAVLIGSTRAGRFGPVPAQWIAAEAAKRDDFDVDVIDLAQVWLPDVLPESLDRPLPQAVIDLASWLDGADAFVIVTPEYNHSFPASLKNAIDWYVDAWKAKPVAFVSYGGMAGGLRAVADLRGVFPGLHSVTVRDSVCFPNYQEHFDAEGRPVDPEGCATAATTMFDQLAWWGYVLSDARARQPYPG from the coding sequence ATGCGGGAACGCAGACTGAACCTGGCCGTACTCATCGGCAGCACCCGCGCCGGCCGCTTCGGCCCCGTCCCCGCCCAGTGGATCGCCGCCGAGGCGGCCAAGCGCGACGACTTCGACGTCGATGTGATCGACCTGGCCCAAGTGTGGCTGCCCGACGTGCTGCCAGAGAGCCTCGACCGCCCGCTGCCGCAGGCCGTGATCGACCTCGCCTCCTGGTTGGACGGGGCGGACGCGTTCGTGATCGTCACACCGGAGTACAACCACAGCTTCCCCGCCTCCCTGAAGAACGCCATCGACTGGTACGTCGACGCGTGGAAGGCGAAGCCGGTCGCCTTCGTCTCCTACGGCGGCATGGCCGGCGGGCTGCGCGCGGTGGCCGACCTGCGGGGCGTCTTCCCCGGGCTGCACAGCGTCACCGTCCGGGACTCCGTCTGCTTCCCGAACTACCAGGAGCACTTCGACGCCGAGGGCCGGCCCGTGGACCCCGAGGGCTGTGCAACGGCGGCCACGACCATGTTCGACCAACTCGCCTGGTGGGGCTACGTCCTGAGCGACGCCCGCGCCCGGCAGCCGTATCCGGGCTAG